The following is a genomic window from Rutidosis leptorrhynchoides isolate AG116_Rl617_1_P2 chromosome 8, CSIRO_AGI_Rlap_v1, whole genome shotgun sequence.
TGGTTGTAAGTCGTTATTGGATTAATCAGTTTAGACTAAAGTTTGATTTAATATATGTTATGTTTAGTGAGTTTATCTATTTGTTTtagtttaaaataattattagttaatagataatagatataggatAGTTTGAGTCGGTAGTGTTGACCGAGTATTAAGGTTAATGGGGGTTGTAGTGTGCTACTTTTATGCTTACGTGTGTGTGTCATTTGCTATATGTTTAGTCATTTGTTGATATTAATAAAAGAAGAGAGAGAGGCAACAATGTAGCCATTTAGCTTTCTTTGCAACTGTCTTACACTTTTCATTAGTTTTTATTTTGCAAGTATTTTCATTTCATATTGGTGACTCTGAGTTGAGGGACCTGTGTCCCAACAGTCGTAACCTTTCAAAAGTAATACTACCTCCGttccattacaagtgtccacttactttttgcacacagttttagaaaatctcactaacttcattctccaccaatcagaaatcttctctctccagaataacctcttctcattggttgaaaaacaaagtggacacttgaaacGGGACATCCCAAAATTGAAATGTGGACATTTGTGATGCGACAGAGGGAGTACTACGTACTATTTTATACTGCAAATAAATATTTGAACAATAAAACTTGGTTTACCCGATTCTCAATAGTGTGTCCCATCCTGGAAATGTTATTCCATTACTTGTACAGAAACATGAAACAGTTTGTGCCAGCTACAGACACAAAAATAATCAGTAAACTCATCATCCTATTAAACTAGATTAGGCATACAAGTATAGAACATGAAAATAGGCAATGCATGATGCAATATATGATGATACCGGATGAATTTAGTCAtgattcttttatttattttcttgacggttttagaAATGGATAGAGTATTTTGACGTGGCTTAGTTGTACACTTACCAATATGTAACCAATGATAAAGAATTTTGTACCATTGGTCATATCAATTAGAGCATGCAGTTATAAATCTCATGCACCATTTAAGAGAAAAGGAACAGGAAAAGCTGACCTTTTCAAAGGTGGTCTCATTCATTCCTGTTTTATAGAGTTCATGCACCATAGCTGCTAAGAAGACAACTCCTCattatcttttttttcttttttttttttcgaacgcCGATATTGGCATCAcacaattcgcgacgatgttgccTTATTATGTTTATCGTGTTTCAAAGACATTTATCAGTTTGTTACGATTCAGTTTTATATTTCGGATTTTAACTTGAATAGAGTTGTAATCCCTTGCATCCAACAATTTGCTTAAAATCCAAgggaccaatcagagcgcgacatgtgacGTGACAATCACATGTGTTAAAaaatcaatctaaaccctaaaactaATTTTTAAACCCCCAAATTTTTAATTTCTAAACCccaattctaaaccctaatttctaaaccctaattgctaaaccctaaaccctgaatatagggtttagggttaaggaagtcaatcacatgtgatggaGTAGTTTTGACTACATGTGAGAACAAGTGATtttcgcgctctcattggtcccttgaatttaAAGCAAATTGTTACATTCATTTGAATATTCCACTCAAAGTTATTCAAGAAATTTAAGAGACAACCTTTCTTAATGCTCTAGGTAGCTAGTATTGTATAGTACTCCTATGATGTTTTATCTTACTGTGATAACTGGATGCAATAGACCAAAGATTCTTTTGTCTTGATCATGGACTCAAGTGGAGGATTAAGCAATAATCGTTGGTTCGATTATTTACAATTTAGCATTACAAAATCCATTAATATCCAACATTTACATTGATAATGGCTATTTTACCCTGTCGGGATTATAAAGATCAAAGAAAGAGTTACAAAGTATCTTCGTAAGAGTTACAAAGTATCTTCGTTCGATGCATCTTAAAAAGTGTTTCTTGTGTACTACTACATGTGATAAAAGTGACCCATGTTTCAAAAGCAAATTAGTGCAAAATATATTACAGTATCATTTTGGGTGAGCCAAATTACATTTCATGGTCCAAATTCAAATACCTGTAGCTTATTGAGTTCAATATATACATATGAACATGGTAAAATTGACCAAATAATGACAGTGTCTGAGTGtcacattttatataaaaattattggtACATATGTTTAACAGCATTATTACTACATTCAGCAATTGATAAAGTGGTACATATAAAGATGATACACCtgcttatatataaaaataaagaataaGAGAAATACATATGTCAGTTAGTCAATATACTTGGAAAGTTGGAATGAAGTTAAAACTTATGACCTACAACCTAAACTTATGAACTACAAAATCTAATTATACATTTCCAAATACTTGTAGCTTAAAAATATACACTGAAACTTGAGTATTGCCTTTTTATAAATGGATTTGTAGCTAAGCGCACATAAATTAGTTCTCAACTAACCTCACCATTGTCTTCACAGTTGAAATCTTCAAACAATCGTCGAGTTTTGCCTTGATCTTGACAGGTTTACCAAGCTTAGATTTATCTTCCATTTTAGCATTTTCACGAGCCTTGTCACAAACAGGAAACCCAGAATCATCCCATGATTCCAAGATCACACCGGACCCCACACAAACATTTTCTTTATAGAACGCTGCAAATTGACCAGCTGCCAGACCCTGATCATCTTCAGGTAACTGGACAGTGCCAATGTTTTCGGTTCCATTCTCAGCAAGTTCCATATGCAAAGTGCAATCGTAGAAATCAGGACCATGTCGAACCTGTCAAACTTATAAATGTTAGTGAAttttgtgtgtgtgcgcgcgcgcgcgtGCATACGTGACTGTGACTAAGGGTGCAATTGATTGCTTCTTAATTTAATGATTCACTGTTGAATGTTGAACCATTTAGCATTCAACGTGTTTGTTGTTTTTTTACCTCGGAATGACATATGATACTAAATGGTTCAACATTCAGTTTCAGAACTGAaatactctcttaaccattaatcaATAAAATTTTATGTAATAACCTCTTTAAATTATATCAAGAATACTTATGAGACAACTATATTTTTTTATTCATGCAAAAGGTTAACATGTAAATTTACATCATCATTCATATTgttcattcaaaatgattatcaaacaggttATTGTCCTTTAGAACCAACTTCATTCAGAACCTTTAAAGCATTTAGATTATGAACCATTCTGCGctgaatcattcagttttatcaaacgcaacctaagtgtgtgtgtgtgtgcgcgcgcctATATTCCAACTTCAAAGAGAAGATAAACATTTAAAATTTATGAGGTCAAATATAATACTACCTAGAATCATTAACAAAAGTTTAGAGTTACCTTGCATTTCAACCGGTTAAAGTCACTCGGAGGAGATCCACTAATCCATCTAAAGGATCCAACACGGAATGAGCGTCTTCTTTTGTCGGTCGAATAATAGTTTCTTGAAACAAAAACTACATTATTTTTTGAATCTTTCTCAACAACATACCTGCACAAATACATATCAGAGTTATGATATAAATATTCAAAATCCACAttttacatgtatgtatatgtatgtatgtgtgcagACAGTGATAGTTTACACACTACCATGGACCTCCAGCAAGTTTCAAACCTTGACGTTGACCAATTGTGTAAAACCAAAAACCTCTATGGAATCCTAATAAATCCCCTGTTTCAGCTTCTAATATTATACCCTCTTTTTCACCAATATGTCTTCCCACAAAATCACTGAATTTAATCTGCATAATTAAACCACTTTAATGACAAAACCAAGTATATAAATCACCACTTAACATTATATAGCCCGTGTTACAACATTAGGTCTTTCCTTGTAAAAGAGTATAatgaattttatttattttacaataacaACTCATGGTTGGACCACGTGTTATCATCTTGTGCTATTCTCAGGCCAAATCGGTTAATAATTATATAGGACATGAAACACAATAACCAAACAAATAAATTCAGAAGAAAATCAGTAAAAGTATACATCTTGATGAATACTGCGGTTTTTGTTAAGCCAAAAATACCTTTCCAAGGAAACATATTCCCTGTGAATCCCTTCTATCCTGGTTAGGCAAATCAAATTTTCTTGCCAGCTGGCGGACTTCATCCTGATGAGTTCATACGAATGAGATGATTAGGATAATAAATCATCGATACATTCCTCATACACATTCATATCATGTACACGGGCCCACTACTTTTCATGTGGAAAAGAGTTACCTTTGGAATACATCCAAGGGGAAGCACAAGTCTTTTAAGCTGAGCCTGCGAAAGATACGAAAGGAAGTAGGTCTGATCCTTGACCTGAAATATAATAAGTTACATTGTGTATGAGTAACTCGAAACTTGCAcacaaaagttttttttttttttttttttttttttttttttgaataactGGAATATCTATACCATATCCTTTGAGAGTTCCAGAAATGAAAGCTCATTGGTTTCATCTGTAACAGGATGAACAACCTTCGCATAATGTCCAGAAGCAACATAGTCATAATCTTTATTACTAATGGCTTCCATGAATGCGCCTACAAGTAAAGGTGAAATTAAGTACAAATGGAAACAAGGAAAAAATTAAGTAGCATGATTAGCAAACTCACACACCAAATTTGATTCTTGTATTGCATAGAACGTCAGGGTTAGGTGTACGGCCACATTTATACTCGTCAATGATGTAAGATACCTGCAATGAAAAGCAACAGTTATTTTCAGTGTAACGAAATGGAATATTTGGTTGTCGTCATCTTTTTATCGAAATGGATACAGTTATTTTAACAACCAGAGTCCAATGAGCACACCTAGTTGTCTGTCAATATAATACACTAGTTGATTATTTTCAGTGTaacgatataaatatttattttacctCAGAAATGATAACGGAATAGTATTCGAGAAAATAAATTACTTACAACTTTATCCCAATATTCATCGGTCAAATGTACAATTTCCAGTGGTACGTCAACCTGAATCACATTTGTAACAGACTGTGAATATATATCCCTCATCAATAATTTGTATTTAGATTTAGAATACTCATCGACGTTGGAGGAAACGGcagaaacaataataataataatacgtccgTGTAACATATCAATAATCAAAAATATACTATATGAAGAAACTAAAAAACCTACCTGATTGCAAACAGCTTTTGCATACTTCAAATCCTCTTCCCACGGGCACTCAGACCAAAAGTTTTCAAAATCTTCCTACAAAAGTACTAGTATCAGAACAAACTaagtaattaattatttaatttcaaAGTGATAAAATGAAGaaacataaaattacaaaaaatgatTATAGATGTAGATTTTAATTTGATTACAGTAATTTCGTTCAAttgctacgaaaatgtatatttTAAACCCTAAACAACAAGAAATAAGGCTTACATTCGAAATTACATACTGTTCTATAAACTTAGccatatatacatatactaattaATATATACACACAATTTACGCATAATATATATAACACGTACTTGGAACCAAATTTTGAGATAAAAAGCAGTGCAGGAGTGTCCGGCAGCATGAAGAAGACGAAGTGCGACGCTGCTATCAACGCCGCCGCTAAGCAGAACCGCCAATTTGAGCGGTCGATTACTGTTAGGCATCGAGCATGATAGATATTTCCGGTCTAGATCAAAAACCGGTTCGTTTGAAGTTAGGGGAGTTGCTGTTGATGATATTGAACGAGgtgttttgattgatgaaattggcTTGATAATTTGAGGGTAGGTTTGTTGAATTATAAATCGTAGGGGTATGTGTAGGGAGTGT
Proteins encoded in this region:
- the LOC139862045 gene encoding uncharacterized protein, producing the protein MLRTTMAALFHPTIKSHSHSLHIPLRFIIQQTYPQIIKPISSIKTPRSISSTATPLTSNEPVFDLDRKYLSCSMPNSNRPLKLAVLLSGGVDSSVALRLLHAAGHSCTAFYLKIWFQEDFENFWSECPWEEDLKYAKAVCNQVDVPLEIVHLTDEYWDKVVSYIIDEYKCGRTPNPDVLCNTRIKFGAFMEAISNKDYDYVASGHYAKVVHPVTDETNELSFLELSKDMVKDQTYFLSYLSQAQLKRLVLPLGCIPKDEVRQLARKFDLPNQDRRDSQGICFLGKIKFSDFVGRHIGEKEGIILEAETGDLLGFHRGFWFYTIGQRQGLKLAGGPWYVVEKDSKNNVVFVSRNYYSTDKRRRSFRVGSFRWISGSPPSDFNRLKCKVRHGPDFYDCTLHMELAENGTENIGTVQLPEDDQGLAAGQFAAFYKENVCVGSGVILESWDDSGFPVCDKARENAKMEDKSKLGKPVKIKAKLDDCLKISTVKTMVRLVEN